The following proteins are co-located in the Maridesulfovibrio sp. genome:
- a CDS encoding DUF554 domain-containing protein, protein MIPIGSLVNGAAIIGGSIIGILLHSRFPERIREIIFQALGLGVLLIGIQMSLKVEDILVVIFSLIIGGIGGELLRLDTLFERGAGWLKKKVGSKDTGFIDGMITASLIFCIGAMAIIGSFEEGINGDTTILFTKAMLDGFASIALASSYGIGVLFSFIPVIIYQSALTLFAGSFQDWFSPMIISQLTATGGLLIIGISVTLLDIKRINLANLLPSLGVVIALTAMLN, encoded by the coding sequence ATGATCCCAATCGGTTCACTGGTCAACGGTGCCGCCATCATAGGCGGTTCCATCATCGGTATTCTCCTGCACAGCAGATTTCCTGAGCGCATCCGGGAAATAATCTTTCAGGCTCTGGGCCTCGGCGTTTTACTCATCGGTATCCAGATGTCACTGAAAGTTGAGGACATTCTAGTAGTTATTTTCAGCCTGATCATCGGCGGCATAGGTGGCGAGCTGTTAAGGCTGGATACGCTTTTTGAGCGCGGAGCCGGCTGGCTCAAGAAAAAAGTCGGTTCCAAGGATACCGGGTTCATTGACGGCATGATCACCGCCTCCCTGATTTTCTGCATCGGAGCAATGGCTATCATCGGCTCATTTGAAGAAGGCATCAACGGCGACACTACTATCCTTTTCACCAAAGCCATGCTCGACGGATTCGCTTCCATCGCCCTTGCCTCTTCATATGGAATCGGAGTGCTGTTCTCCTTTATCCCGGTCATCATCTACCAAAGCGCACTGACCCTTTTTGCAGGTTCTTTTCAGGACTGGTTCTCTCCGATGATCATTTCCCAGTTAACCGCTACCGGCGGTCTGCTCATTATCGGTATCAGCGTAACCCTGCTCGATATCAAGCGCATTAACCTTGCCAATCTGCTGCCCTCTTTGGGAGTAGTCATCGCGCTCACTGCCATGCTTAACTAA
- a CDS encoding helix-turn-helix domain-containing protein has translation MQGLLSTKEAAEKLGLSPGTLEVWCCLGKGPRYIKIGRRVGYDLKDLDAYVESCKVIPLEEMSDLPRHR, from the coding sequence ATGCAAGGACTATTAAGCACAAAAGAAGCTGCTGAAAAATTAGGACTCAGCCCCGGAACCCTCGAAGTATGGTGTTGTCTTGGAAAAGGGCCGCGCTATATCAAAATCGGCAGGCGGGTCGGGTACGATCTTAAAGATCTGGATGCCTATGTGGAATCCTGCAAGGTCATTCCGCTTGAAGAAATGTCTGACCTGCCGAGGCACAGATGA
- a CDS encoding PQQ-binding-like beta-propeller repeat protein — translation MKITLYVYSKSMSAVKQYAFTLMLLSALLLPMLVPSSGLAAAGNEKWYFAKFGGIAIGSDGTVYVGSKDTNLYALESDKTEKWSYTTGGEITSAPTISSDGTIYVGAGDGKLYAVNSDGSEKWIYDTGSGISRSAAINSDGTIYVGAGDGKLHAVDSDGSQKWIYGTDLTLTSAPVIGPDGTVYVAADDYNLYAIKSDGTLKWTFKAGGKIKFSPAIDSNGVVYFGSTDSNLYALKADNTLKWKFQAGSGITSSPAIGSGGIIYFGAADNYLYALNSDGSEKWKYGTGGYVRSPAIASDGTIYVCAGDSTFYAINPDSSIKWSISTGSYSSPTSISPAIGEDGAIYFGINPGMGGERTLHAREGDSGGLADTDWPRFQKNNRNTGESESGCVCPSDTQADGVTVSVSASIAKEMDSTELATQYSSGAFSPKSNLNSFNATIDVNGGSATFRISSTTIPTGKVSDLTLMKFYNTNGTSKEYNNYALTGPEYSLDGYWWITDANGNHLARTDDTTLGTEYYIYFVIKDNGDYDEDRNLGKISDPVAVVTGSSSGSGTGCTLNPQATFSVEWLLLMLAPLLLHLRGRFKR, via the coding sequence ATGAAAATCACGCTGTACGTTTACTCCAAATCCATGTCCGCTGTGAAACAGTATGCATTCACATTAATGCTGCTTTCCGCCCTGCTCCTGCCCATGCTGGTACCATCATCCGGCTTGGCTGCCGCAGGAAATGAAAAATGGTATTTTGCAAAATTCGGAGGTATAGCCATCGGCAGTGATGGAACGGTTTACGTTGGCAGTAAAGATACAAACCTATACGCTCTTGAGTCTGATAAAACAGAAAAATGGTCTTATACAACTGGAGGAGAAATCACTTCAGCACCGACTATAAGTAGTGACGGGACTATTTATGTCGGTGCAGGTGACGGTAAGCTATACGCCGTAAACTCCGATGGTTCCGAAAAGTGGATATACGACACAGGTAGCGGAATATCCCGTTCTGCGGCAATAAACAGCGACGGAACAATATATGTCGGAGCAGGTGACGGTAAATTACATGCCGTAGACTCCGATGGTTCCCAAAAATGGATATATGGCACAGACCTTACGCTTACCTCTGCTCCGGTAATAGGTCCTGACGGAACTGTTTATGTAGCAGCAGATGACTATAATTTATATGCAATAAAATCCGACGGCACACTAAAATGGACCTTCAAGGCTGGTGGTAAGATAAAATTTTCTCCTGCCATTGACAGTAATGGAGTCGTCTATTTCGGCTCAACTGACTCAAATTTATATGCTCTTAAAGCCGACAACACCCTGAAATGGAAATTTCAAGCAGGCTCTGGAATAACATCTTCCCCGGCCATCGGCAGTGGCGGCATTATTTATTTCGGTGCGGCAGACAATTATCTATATGCCCTGAATTCTGACGGCAGTGAAAAATGGAAATATGGAACAGGCGGTTATGTAAGATCACCAGCTATTGCCAGTGACGGAACCATCTATGTATGTGCAGGAGACAGCACCTTCTATGCCATAAACCCTGACAGCTCCATTAAATGGTCAATAAGCACAGGATCTTATAGTTCTCCGACATCAATATCGCCAGCCATAGGAGAAGATGGAGCAATTTATTTCGGCATAAATCCAGGGATGGGTGGAGAACGGACTCTGCATGCGAGAGAAGGAGATTCAGGAGGACTTGCCGACACCGACTGGCCCAGATTCCAAAAAAACAACCGGAATACCGGAGAGAGCGAATCCGGCTGCGTCTGCCCAAGCGACACTCAGGCAGACGGGGTAACAGTATCTGTCTCCGCCAGCATTGCCAAAGAGATGGACAGCACGGAACTGGCCACCCAATACAGCTCCGGCGCTTTCTCGCCCAAAAGCAACTTAAACTCCTTTAACGCCACCATCGATGTAAACGGAGGCAGTGCAACCTTCCGTATCAGTTCCACAACCATCCCCACAGGAAAGGTCTCCGACCTGACCCTTATGAAATTCTACAATACCAACGGGACGTCCAAGGAATATAATAATTACGCCCTTACCGGACCGGAATACAGCCTCGACGGCTACTGGTGGATAACAGATGCAAATGGAAACCACTTGGCCCGGACTGATGACACAACCCTTGGCACTGAATATTACATCTATTTCGTAATCAAAGATAATGGAGACTATGACGAGGACCGAAACCTTGGAAAAATATCCGACCCGGTGGCAGTAGTAACAGGTTCAAGTTCCGGTTCCGGCACAGGATGTACTTTGAATCCGCAGGCAACCTTCAGTGTAGAATGGTTACTGCTTATGCTGGCACCGTTGCTCCTGCACCTGCGCGGCAGATTTAAGAGATAA
- a CDS encoding YfjI family protein: MNESGTDILSMFGNKAPVPLGPQFPPSLSSVQLPPILADYSFELSEALQVPYEMVLCNLLGVLSTAAQRRFHVQIKEGYEESLNLYLLSPLPPGERKSAVTQAARRPLIGWENEQEKLIGPLAQEARSKRMTLERAIEHRRNMAAKAKNSQSRDNLIQEIRDLEDEMPELITIPRLLADDITPECLAMLMEQQSECMSIIEAEGGLFDTFAGRYSRMPNLDLILKAFSGEPCRVDRKHGQFIGLKHPLLTICVTTQPDVLRGMAGNPEFRGRGFLARFLYFFGQSRLGYRVAEPPQVSLQVERAFLERVEFLLSLKSNSEMNAQGKSLLLSAGAYESWKNFFLLIEGELRPGSSLENMTDWAGKVPGQVARLAGLLHLASAQQVESKVDSAVMLAATELGKKLVHHARYAFHDMGCDDLTSCAQAILKWITGRKIELFTGRECQRAIRGRFPKKKQIEQGLTMLVEFGYVVVLPVQSSGPGRPPSPSYQVHPAVHAAEAIPISNPSQPTHCDTVSCATGVPVGAGEGGSVPRVCGDDPLFPAAIGIY; this comes from the coding sequence ATGAACGAGTCCGGCACAGACATTCTTTCCATGTTCGGAAATAAGGCCCCAGTTCCATTGGGGCCTCAGTTTCCTCCTTCTCTATCATCGGTTCAATTACCGCCGATTCTGGCTGATTACAGCTTTGAGCTTAGCGAAGCGTTGCAGGTGCCTTATGAGATGGTGCTCTGCAATCTCCTTGGCGTCCTATCAACCGCAGCGCAGCGGAGGTTCCATGTGCAGATTAAAGAAGGTTATGAGGAATCCTTAAACCTGTACCTGCTTTCGCCGCTACCGCCCGGAGAAAGGAAAAGCGCGGTGACGCAGGCCGCAAGAAGACCGCTTATCGGCTGGGAAAATGAGCAGGAAAAGCTCATTGGTCCACTGGCGCAGGAAGCGCGTTCAAAACGGATGACTCTTGAACGCGCCATTGAGCATCGGCGCAACATGGCGGCCAAGGCAAAAAACTCGCAAAGCCGGGACAACCTCATTCAGGAAATCCGGGATTTGGAAGATGAAATGCCGGAGCTGATTACAATCCCGCGCTTGCTTGCCGATGACATAACTCCTGAATGCCTTGCCATGCTCATGGAGCAGCAAAGCGAATGCATGTCCATCATTGAAGCTGAAGGCGGTCTTTTTGATACATTTGCCGGTCGTTACAGCCGCATGCCTAACCTTGATCTGATTTTAAAAGCATTCAGTGGCGAACCGTGCCGCGTGGACCGTAAGCATGGGCAGTTTATCGGGTTGAAGCATCCATTACTGACTATTTGCGTTACCACTCAGCCGGATGTGTTGCGTGGGATGGCCGGAAATCCTGAATTCCGTGGACGCGGTTTCTTGGCGCGTTTCCTCTATTTCTTTGGTCAAAGCAGGCTTGGTTATCGAGTGGCGGAGCCTCCGCAGGTATCATTACAGGTGGAACGAGCTTTTCTAGAGCGGGTTGAGTTTCTGCTTTCTCTCAAAAGTAATTCTGAAATGAATGCACAAGGTAAGTCTCTGCTGCTTAGTGCCGGTGCGTATGAGTCGTGGAAAAACTTTTTCCTGCTCATTGAGGGAGAGTTGCGACCGGGGAGTAGTCTGGAAAATATGACTGATTGGGCGGGTAAGGTTCCGGGGCAGGTTGCCCGCTTGGCCGGTCTGCTGCATCTGGCTTCAGCGCAACAGGTTGAGTCGAAGGTTGATTCCGCTGTCATGCTTGCGGCTACTGAATTGGGAAAGAAGCTTGTTCATCATGCCCGCTACGCATTTCATGATATGGGGTGTGATGATCTGACTTCCTGTGCTCAGGCTATCTTGAAATGGATCACGGGCCGGAAAATTGAGCTGTTCACTGGTCGTGAATGTCAGCGTGCGATCCGTGGACGGTTTCCGAAAAAGAAGCAGATTGAGCAGGGACTAACCATGCTCGTGGAGTTCGGATATGTGGTTGTGCTTCCGGTGCAATCTTCCGGTCCGGGGCGTCCTCCGAGTCCGAGTTACCAAGTTCATCCGGCTGTTCATGCTGCCGAAGCTATCCCAATATCGAATCCTAGCCAGCCTACCCACTGTGACACTGTTAGCTGCGCAACAGGTGTCCCCGTGGGGGCTGGCGAGGGAGGCAGTGTTCCCCGCGTGTGCGGGGATGATCCGCTTTTTCCCGCTGCTATTGGAATTTATTGA
- a CDS encoding HigA family addiction module antitoxin gives MTMYNPPHPGELISSVYMEEYNLSCRKLAMMLGVAPSTLARVLNAKSAVSPEMALRLSKVLGRTPESWLAMQANYDLGKVRSQVDLSGVTPVGRGAVV, from the coding sequence ATGACTATGTATAATCCCCCACATCCCGGTGAGCTTATCAGCTCCGTGTATATGGAAGAATACAATCTCAGCTGTCGCAAGCTGGCAATGATGCTCGGCGTGGCTCCCTCCACTCTCGCCCGCGTCCTGAATGCCAAGAGCGCGGTATCCCCAGAAATGGCCCTGCGCCTCTCAAAGGTCCTCGGACGTACCCCTGAAAGCTGGCTGGCTATGCAGGCCAACTATGACCTTGGCAAGGTGCGCAGTCAGGTTGATTTGTCTGGGGTTACTCCTGTGGGGCGGGGGGCGGTGGTGTAA
- a CDS encoding type II toxin-antitoxin system RelE/ParE family toxin, giving the protein MIKTFKHKGLEKFYRSGSTAGIQAKHSKRLRIQLSVIDTAQEAEDINLPGFRLHKLKGSRADLWSITVNGNWRLTFEFRDGNAYILNYEDYH; this is encoded by the coding sequence ATGATCAAAACATTTAAGCACAAAGGTCTGGAAAAATTTTATCGATCCGGTTCAACAGCCGGGATACAGGCCAAGCATTCTAAGCGGCTCAGAATCCAGCTTTCAGTCATTGATACGGCTCAGGAAGCGGAAGACATTAACCTTCCCGGATTCAGGCTGCACAAGCTCAAAGGAAGCCGTGCAGACCTCTGGTCCATAACCGTTAACGGCAATTGGCGACTGACCTTTGAATTCCGCGACGGGAATGCCTACATTTTAAACTACGAGGATTACCACTAA
- a CDS encoding site-specific integrase: MMATRPKWNRTKYPGVRYREHETRKHGIQPDKYFTITYKYKGKTKTESIGWASQGVKAQDAANVLCELKVNQTQGNFPQTLKQKKEMAAAALEEQEARERAEKDKGITFDEIWAQFYRPQAEANKAAKSWKREESLYRIWISPAIGDCPFARVSATDFEKIKTNMSEKGRSPRSIQYALATVRQVYNVAKNLDIFKGDNPVKKIKMPKMDNRRTRFLSEDEADQLLDVLLKKNPLLHSVSLVSLYCGLRAGEIIELEWKDLNFAEDMILIRDAKNGFSRHAFMTKQVKKELRELRKQVDPDQKPVFSAQRGKKLNEVSRLFNEAVDELGLNVGIDDRRQKVVFHTLRHTFASWLVQRGTPLYTVAKLMGHSTLAMTERYAHLAPDNLKAAVAVLEN; the protein is encoded by the coding sequence ATGATGGCAACGAGACCCAAGTGGAACAGGACGAAGTACCCCGGAGTGCGTTACCGGGAACACGAAACCCGCAAGCACGGCATTCAGCCGGACAAGTATTTTACCATCACCTACAAATACAAAGGGAAGACCAAAACCGAGTCCATAGGCTGGGCTAGTCAGGGTGTAAAAGCTCAAGATGCTGCGAACGTTCTTTGTGAACTTAAGGTCAACCAGACTCAGGGCAATTTTCCCCAGACGCTTAAGCAGAAAAAAGAAATGGCAGCCGCTGCACTCGAAGAACAGGAAGCACGCGAGAGAGCTGAAAAAGACAAGGGTATCACCTTTGATGAGATCTGGGCTCAATTCTATCGACCACAAGCGGAAGCCAACAAAGCAGCCAAATCATGGAAGAGAGAAGAAAGCTTATACCGTATCTGGATTTCACCTGCCATTGGCGACTGCCCTTTTGCCAGAGTATCAGCGACCGACTTTGAAAAGATCAAAACCAATATGTCTGAAAAGGGACGCAGCCCCCGCTCCATACAGTATGCCCTTGCAACCGTGCGCCAAGTATACAATGTCGCCAAGAATTTAGATATTTTCAAAGGCGATAATCCGGTCAAAAAAATCAAGATGCCCAAAATGGACAACCGTCGCACACGTTTCCTGTCAGAAGATGAAGCTGATCAGCTTCTTGATGTTTTGCTGAAAAAGAATCCCCTGCTGCATAGCGTTTCTTTAGTTTCCCTTTACTGCGGCCTTAGAGCTGGCGAGATCATCGAGCTTGAATGGAAGGATCTGAACTTTGCAGAAGACATGATCCTGATACGTGACGCCAAGAATGGATTCTCACGTCACGCTTTCATGACCAAACAGGTAAAGAAAGAACTCCGAGAACTGCGCAAGCAAGTTGACCCTGACCAAAAGCCGGTCTTCAGCGCACAACGCGGTAAGAAGCTTAATGAGGTCTCCAGACTTTTCAATGAGGCTGTTGACGAGCTTGGATTAAATGTCGGTATCGACGACCGTAGGCAGAAAGTTGTTTTCCATACCCTGCGCCACACTTTCGCAAGCTGGTTAGTTCAGCGGGGCACTCCACTTTATACCGTGGCAAAGCTCATGGGCCATTCCACTCTGGCTATGACAGAACGGTATGCCCATCTTGCTCCGGACAATTTGAAAGCTGCTGTGGCTGTTTTAGAAAACTAG
- a CDS encoding RHS repeat-associated core domain-containing protein, with amino-acid sequence MKSFNHYKMELRPRSELTTELVLYGETEPAEMQIENLWKIVDRRTGEELADPKPDFDEFSSSDRMYPSMMNPEVKRRWDLKNYEWEETKAQHAKLKRMVHAQFLQENPNLPVIQGLKGTTYGSEIQAEFQKMLSGSQSMLKSRMPQAGTGRTIRDELERDNVDLNEVADEVVQFQTPKSRNTFAVMGVDRDETLRIVGKILASAESSHALEYQYDEEGRLQVVHYEGKPVEVYRYNRMGQRVFSQVSGGQPLKYSYNEQGQLVQAGEVSYSYNEDGYLAAKQDSDGLTRYHYLESGQLCGVQLPDGREIEYRFDENGFRVEKLINGKLVQRYQWDDLITLSAVEDRSGVTRIRYDEDGDAIGMIRNGQKLLLATDQLGSTFTVADLSGNSVQEILYDSFGVMIQNSRPELAPPLGFAGGLYDSDTGLIHFGYREYDPAIGRFISPDPLGYAGGDVDLYGYCGDDPVNFVDRLGLFDESSSDDDGKSESKSSSSGGYAGNDFGPGYNGTSGSAYGPTDAGWGYNTDPGGSHYNGDDTLGGEGHSQNATRSTQQAKDDDFFGQQSQQAIDQLNNAGVQQGLEVDKQAQELTSRQDKFNANEQAKKEHRALAEADRISRARRASLAADEDDKDKGFFEKAEDYVKVSWDNMAAKEKRNQQRRDAAAKNLNPSKVTDIFSNDPKVRKNRANTIKAGVQDKLENYADVYLSTPDDKMYPVQYGITKLGEFMKRNKN; translated from the coding sequence ATGAAATCTTTCAATCATTACAAAATGGAACTGAGGCCCCGTAGCGAACTGACAACCGAACTGGTACTGTACGGTGAAACTGAACCTGCGGAAATGCAGATTGAAAATCTCTGGAAAATCGTTGACCGCAGAACAGGTGAAGAACTTGCAGACCCAAAGCCTGACTTTGATGAATTCTCATCCTCTGACCGCATGTACCCATCCATGATGAATCCGGAAGTCAAACGCCGCTGGGACCTGAAAAATTATGAATGGGAAGAAACCAAAGCTCAACATGCAAAGTTGAAGCGTATGGTTCATGCCCAGTTTCTGCAGGAAAATCCCAACCTGCCCGTGATTCAGGGTCTGAAAGGCACAACTTACGGTAGTGAAATTCAGGCTGAGTTCCAGAAAATGCTCAGCGGAAGCCAGTCGATGCTTAAGTCCCGCATGCCGCAGGCTGGTACGGGGCGGACTATCCGTGATGAACTTGAACGCGATAACGTGGACCTCAATGAAGTGGCTGATGAGGTCGTGCAGTTCCAGACTCCCAAGTCCCGGAACACTTTTGCTGTCATGGGTGTTGACCGGGATGAAACACTGCGCATTGTTGGTAAAATCCTCGCTTCAGCAGAATCCAGCCATGCCCTTGAATATCAGTACGATGAAGAAGGCAGGTTGCAGGTTGTGCATTACGAGGGAAAGCCGGTTGAAGTGTATCGCTACAACCGCATGGGCCAGCGCGTGTTTTCGCAGGTATCAGGCGGTCAGCCGCTGAAATATAGCTACAATGAACAGGGGCAGCTCGTTCAAGCCGGAGAGGTCTCTTATTCCTACAATGAAGACGGCTACCTTGCAGCTAAACAGGACTCAGATGGCCTTACCCGCTATCATTATCTGGAAAGCGGACAGCTTTGCGGTGTGCAGCTTCCTGACGGCAGGGAAATTGAATATCGCTTTGATGAAAATGGATTCCGTGTCGAGAAGCTCATCAACGGCAAGCTGGTGCAGCGTTACCAGTGGGACGATCTGATCACTCTGTCTGCGGTGGAAGACCGTTCCGGTGTGACCCGTATCCGCTATGATGAAGATGGGGACGCTATCGGGATGATCCGCAACGGCCAGAAGCTGCTACTGGCTACCGATCAGTTGGGTAGTACCTTTACTGTTGCTGATCTGTCGGGAAACAGTGTACAGGAAATCCTATATGATTCTTTCGGGGTGATGATACAGAACAGTCGTCCCGAACTCGCGCCTCCGCTCGGCTTTGCCGGAGGATTGTATGATTCCGATACCGGCCTGATTCATTTCGGCTACCGTGAGTACGATCCTGCCATTGGGCGTTTCATTTCTCCTGATCCGCTGGGCTATGCTGGCGGTGATGTGGATTTGTATGGCTATTGCGGGGATGATCCGGTTAACTTTGTCGATCGGCTGGGGTTGTTTGATGAATCCAGTTCAGATGATGATGGGAAGAGCGAAAGCAAATCGTCAAGTTCCGGTGGGTACGCTGGAAATGATTTCGGTCCGGGGTATAATGGAACCAGTGGAAGTGCCTACGGCCCTACAGACGCTGGTTGGGGGTATAATACCGATCCGGGAGGCTCTCATTACAATGGTGATGACACCCTAGGCGGGGAAGGGCATAGCCAAAATGCGACACGTAGTACCCAACAGGCAAAAGATGACGATTTTTTCGGTCAGCAAAGTCAGCAAGCTATTGATCAGCTAAATAACGCAGGCGTGCAACAAGGTTTGGAAGTGGATAAGCAGGCTCAAGAGCTGACTAGTAGACAGGATAAATTCAATGCTAATGAACAGGCAAAAAAAGAACATAGAGCTCTTGCTGAGGCCGACCGGATAAGCCGAGCACGACGTGCGTCTCTGGCAGCCGATGAAGATGATAAGGATAAAGGATTTTTCGAAAAAGCAGAGGATTACGTAAAGGTAAGCTGGGATAATATGGCAGCAAAAGAAAAACGAAATCAGCAAAGGAGAGATGCGGCTGCTAAAAACCTTAATCCGAGTAAAGTCACAGATATTTTCAGCAATGATCCAAAGGTGAGAAAAAATAGGGCTAATACTATTAAGGCTGGCGTTCAGGATAAATTGGAAAATTATGCTGATGTCTATCTTTCTACTCCTGATGATAAAATGTATCCAGTTCAGTATGGAATTACTAAGCTGGGCGAATTTATGAAGAGAAATAAAAATTAA
- a CDS encoding sensor histidine kinase encodes MKHITPVHIFKSGRSIFVLLAVLLLFSAVCPQNGHAGKLLAEGGIFDLRQLRLSAGETLSLDGEWEFYWDRLLTPADFEEGKPQPEMDGYFPMHRSWTRFELDGKKLGGTGQASFRLRMMPGQDLERLHIRLFDIHEAYRFWADGKLIAQCGIPGSSAQEEFPGRSLELAEINFYGKPVELILQVSNYHFRTGGVPEPIMVAHPGTLEHKRARDWGLALFFAGCMLIMAIYHLVLYLFRKRDPAPLYFSIYCLLVVGYSVTSNTSQWVASAILPWWNPQVMEYFSLACFVIWPSLLFRFLETLYPEEFHHKLLYFLDGRIGVFFLLLIFVPGLPLYWFIAICLLQIMIYSGYYLHRLALCIKRGRKGAQFLIAGLAAQFMVGWNDALTHTGIIKSIYLAEPAVCFFVLTQSLAMAQRFSASFDSVERLSKELEIKNISLHDEMNERNRLEQKVVNISEEERRRISHELHDGLCQQLTGARLRSSALAHKHRDLEDAQALRELADLLKESTDDAYKTARGLWPVEHGASMPGPSLETLVRDIRAATGIDIVFSLKSHCVKCTNTNITTLYRIAQEALINAAKHSGAAKILVELESTGDGRVKLQVKDNGIGRSAAGSPDGGLGMSIMAHRAKLINADLRIEDGPQGGTIVTCVAPCSVLKISNDVGNQL; translated from the coding sequence ATGAAACACATTACTCCAGTCCATATATTTAAATCCGGCAGAAGCATCTTTGTTTTGCTGGCAGTCCTGCTGTTGTTTTCTGCTGTTTGTCCGCAAAACGGGCATGCCGGAAAGCTGCTGGCCGAGGGAGGCATATTCGACCTGCGGCAACTGAGGCTTTCAGCAGGGGAAACATTGAGTCTTGACGGTGAATGGGAATTTTATTGGGACCGATTGCTTACCCCGGCTGATTTTGAGGAGGGCAAGCCGCAACCGGAAATGGACGGCTATTTCCCAATGCATCGATCATGGACAAGGTTTGAACTGGACGGCAAGAAGCTGGGCGGGACCGGGCAGGCCTCATTCCGTCTGAGGATGATGCCGGGACAGGATTTAGAGCGGTTGCATATTCGACTCTTTGATATTCACGAGGCTTACAGGTTCTGGGCTGACGGAAAACTCATCGCCCAGTGCGGTATACCGGGCAGTTCTGCGCAGGAGGAGTTCCCGGGCAGGTCGCTGGAATTGGCGGAGATAAATTTTTACGGCAAACCGGTGGAGCTGATATTACAGGTTTCCAACTATCATTTCAGGACGGGAGGGGTGCCTGAACCTATCATGGTGGCCCATCCCGGAACACTGGAACACAAGCGCGCCCGTGACTGGGGACTGGCCCTGTTCTTTGCCGGATGCATGCTGATTATGGCTATCTATCATCTGGTGCTGTACCTGTTTCGTAAACGTGATCCGGCACCGCTTTATTTCAGCATCTATTGCCTGCTGGTAGTGGGCTACAGTGTAACCTCAAATACTTCACAATGGGTCGCATCGGCGATCCTGCCTTGGTGGAATCCGCAAGTGATGGAGTATTTTTCACTGGCCTGTTTTGTGATCTGGCCCTCACTGTTGTTTCGTTTTTTAGAAACTCTTTATCCTGAGGAGTTTCATCATAAGTTGCTTTATTTTCTTGATGGACGGATTGGCGTTTTTTTTCTCTTGCTGATTTTCGTTCCCGGACTGCCGTTGTACTGGTTTATTGCCATTTGTCTGCTGCAGATAATGATCTATTCAGGCTACTACCTGCACCGGTTGGCACTATGCATTAAACGGGGAAGAAAAGGTGCGCAGTTTTTGATAGCCGGGTTGGCCGCGCAATTTATGGTCGGCTGGAATGATGCACTTACCCATACCGGGATAATAAAATCCATCTATCTTGCCGAGCCTGCGGTATGTTTCTTTGTCCTGACCCAGTCCCTTGCCATGGCGCAACGTTTTTCTGCTTCTTTTGATTCAGTGGAACGGCTTTCAAAGGAATTGGAAATCAAGAATATCTCCCTGCATGATGAAATGAATGAACGTAACAGGCTGGAGCAGAAGGTTGTGAACATCAGTGAAGAGGAACGCCGGCGTATCAGTCATGAACTGCATGACGGTCTGTGTCAGCAACTGACCGGGGCACGGTTGCGTTCATCCGCTCTTGCCCATAAACACAGGGATCTTGAAGATGCACAGGCTTTGCGCGAATTGGCTGATTTACTCAAGGAGTCTACTGATGATGCTTACAAAACAGCACGCGGACTCTGGCCTGTGGAGCATGGTGCTTCCATGCCCGGCCCGTCACTGGAGACTCTTGTGCGCGATATTAGGGCGGCGACGGGAATCGACATTGTTTTTAGCCTTAAGTCCCACTGTGTGAAATGTACAAACACCAATATCACTACTCTGTATCGCATTGCACAGGAGGCCCTGATCAATGCCGCCAAGCATTCCGGAGCCGCAAAGATTCTAGTGGAATTGGAGTCCACCGGCGATGGGCGGGTTAAGCTGCAGGTGAAGGATAACGGTATCGGGCGCAGTGCTGCCGGTTCGCCTGACGGCGGGCTGGGAATGAGTATTATGGCCCACCGTGCCAAGCTCATTAATGCAGATTTACGGATTGAGGACGGTCCGCAGGGGGGGACTATTGTTACCTGCGTGGCCCCATGTTCCGTTTTGAAAATTTCAAATGACGTAGGAAATCAATTATGA